A part of Solicola gregarius genomic DNA contains:
- a CDS encoding FAD binding domain-containing protein — translation MIPAQFDYHAPTSVDEALTLLSQAGDDAKVLAGGQSLIPVLKLRMAAPEVIIDLGRVDELSGVRDDGDAIVIGAMTPHHVVANDPLVAEHARLITEAVHTVADPQVRHRGTFGGALVHADPAGDMPAPALALGAEFAIAGSGGTRTVAAADFFEDLFTTAVGDDEILTHVRVPKHTGWGADYQKFTRVAQQWSIVGVAATVRTEGDTIAEARVALTNMGSTPVRASSVEQAVAGAAIDAIAEAAASAADGTNPPTDLNGDAAYRRHLATVLTARALRAAAGR, via the coding sequence GTGATCCCTGCACAGTTCGACTACCACGCACCCACGTCCGTCGACGAGGCACTGACGCTGCTGTCGCAGGCAGGTGACGACGCGAAGGTGCTCGCCGGCGGGCAGAGCCTGATTCCGGTGCTCAAGCTGCGGATGGCCGCACCCGAGGTGATCATCGATCTCGGGCGGGTCGACGAGCTCTCGGGCGTACGCGACGACGGCGACGCGATCGTGATCGGTGCGATGACACCGCATCACGTCGTCGCGAACGACCCGTTGGTCGCCGAGCATGCCCGGCTCATCACCGAGGCCGTGCACACCGTCGCCGATCCGCAGGTACGGCATCGGGGTACGTTCGGCGGCGCGCTCGTACACGCCGATCCGGCCGGTGACATGCCGGCCCCGGCGCTCGCGCTCGGTGCGGAGTTCGCCATTGCGGGTTCTGGCGGCACGCGTACCGTCGCCGCGGCGGACTTCTTCGAGGACCTCTTCACGACCGCGGTCGGCGACGACGAGATCCTCACCCACGTACGCGTGCCGAAGCACACCGGCTGGGGCGCCGACTACCAGAAGTTCACCCGGGTGGCTCAACAGTGGTCGATCGTCGGGGTGGCCGCGACCGTACGCACCGAGGGCGACACGATCGCCGAGGCGCGGGTCGCGCTGACCAACATGGGTTCGACTCCGGTGCGTGCCTCGTCGGTCGAGCAGGCCGTCGCGGGAGCGGCGATCGACGCGATCGCCGAGGCCGCGGCATCGGCCGCCGACGGCACCAACCCCCCGACCGACCTCAACGGCGATGCGGCGTATCGCCGGCACCTGGCTACGGTGTTAACAGCACGCGCACTGCGGGCGGCTGCGGGCAGGTGA
- a CDS encoding 3-oxoacid CoA-transferase subunit A: MIDLVDDPDQAVSGIADGATVLVGGFGAAGMPYALLDALLRQGASDLTVVNNNAGNGTTGIAALLAAGRVRKVICSFPRQHDSYVFDELYRAGKVELEVVPQGNLAERIRAAGAGIGGFFTPTGYGTPLAEGKESREIDGRHYVLEYPIKSDVALVAAHRADRSGNLVYRKTARNFGPIMAAAADLTVVQVARVVDTGDLDPEAVVTPGIYVDRVVVAEPALEELPA, encoded by the coding sequence GTGATCGACCTGGTCGACGACCCGGACCAGGCGGTGTCCGGCATCGCCGACGGGGCCACCGTGCTGGTCGGCGGCTTCGGCGCCGCCGGCATGCCGTACGCACTCCTGGACGCGCTGCTGCGCCAAGGGGCGTCGGACCTCACCGTCGTCAACAACAATGCCGGCAACGGCACCACCGGCATTGCCGCGCTGTTGGCGGCCGGGCGCGTACGCAAGGTGATCTGCTCGTTTCCACGGCAGCACGACTCGTACGTCTTCGACGAGCTGTACCGTGCGGGCAAGGTCGAGCTCGAGGTCGTGCCGCAGGGCAACCTCGCCGAGCGCATCCGTGCGGCCGGCGCCGGCATCGGCGGCTTCTTCACGCCGACGGGCTACGGCACCCCGCTTGCCGAGGGCAAGGAGAGCCGCGAGATCGACGGCCGCCACTACGTGCTGGAGTACCCGATCAAGAGCGACGTCGCGCTGGTCGCCGCACACCGAGCCGACCGAAGCGGAAACCTGGTGTACCGCAAGACCGCGCGCAACTTCGGGCCGATCATGGCCGCGGCCGCCGACCTCACCGTCGTGCAGGTCGCCCGGGTGGTCGACACCGGCGACCTCGATCCCGAAGCCGTCGTCACGCCCGGCATCTACGTCGACCGGGTGGTCGTCGCCGAGCCCGCTCTCGAGGAGCTGCCCGCGTGA
- a CDS encoding SRPBCC family protein, producing MQLTHTFTVPASVDETWAAFNDLERIAPCFPGATLASVEGDEFKGSVKVKLGPISLQYNGTGQFTERDESEHRAVIEAKGKDRRGNGTAAATITARMSADGDGTAVEVDTDLSITGKPAQFGRGVIQDVSDKLLGQFVDCIAGKLGEPESAPADATAAAPDATAATATTPLVDTDADAGLSAPTRAPEPEAEAAELNLAATVGPVIAKRAAPYVIGLVVAIVLYKLIRRR from the coding sequence ATGCAGCTCACACACACGTTCACCGTCCCGGCATCCGTCGACGAGACGTGGGCGGCGTTCAACGACCTCGAGCGCATAGCGCCGTGTTTTCCGGGTGCGACCCTGGCGTCGGTCGAGGGCGATGAGTTCAAGGGGAGCGTGAAGGTCAAGCTCGGCCCGATCTCCCTGCAGTACAACGGCACCGGGCAGTTCACCGAACGTGACGAGTCCGAGCATCGTGCCGTCATCGAGGCGAAGGGCAAGGATCGCCGCGGCAACGGTACGGCCGCGGCGACCATCACGGCGCGGATGTCGGCCGACGGCGACGGCACCGCCGTCGAGGTCGACACCGACCTGTCGATCACCGGAAAGCCGGCGCAGTTCGGCCGGGGCGTCATCCAGGACGTCAGCGACAAGCTGCTCGGGCAGTTCGTCGACTGTATCGCCGGGAAGCTGGGCGAGCCGGAGTCTGCGCCTGCCGACGCTACCGCGGCCGCACCGGACGCGACTGCCGCGACCGCGACGACGCCGCTCGTCGATACGGACGCGGACGCGGGTCTGTCTGCGCCGACGCGGGCGCCCGAGCCGGAGGCCGAGGCCGCCGAGCTGAACCTGGCGGCGACCGTCGGCCCGGTGATCGCCAAGCGTGCGGCGCCGTACGTGATCGGACTGGTCGTGGCGATCGTCCTCTACAAGCTGATCCGGCGCCGCTGA
- a CDS encoding (2Fe-2S)-binding protein, with protein sequence MANRHTINLTVDQARYSDDVEPRMLLVQYLRERLGKTGTVVGCDTTNCGACTVHLDGVSVKSCTMFAVQADGHEVTTIEGLEHDGELHPVQKAFHECHALQCGFCTPGMIMQSIDLLNEHPDPDEETVRNGLEGNLCRCTGYQNIVKAVQAAAKESSTAPAEGVA encoded by the coding sequence ATGGCTAATCGGCACACGATCAATCTCACCGTCGACCAGGCTCGCTACAGCGACGACGTGGAGCCCCGAATGCTGCTGGTGCAGTATCTGCGTGAGCGACTCGGCAAGACCGGCACGGTGGTCGGCTGCGACACGACGAACTGCGGCGCGTGCACGGTTCATCTCGACGGCGTCAGCGTCAAGTCGTGCACGATGTTCGCGGTGCAGGCCGATGGGCACGAGGTCACCACGATCGAGGGCCTCGAGCACGACGGCGAGCTGCATCCCGTACAGAAGGCGTTCCACGAGTGCCACGCACTGCAGTGCGGATTCTGTACGCCCGGCATGATCATGCAGTCGATCGACCTGCTCAACGAGCACCCCGACCCCGACGAGGAGACCGTACGCAACGGCCTGGAGGGCAACCTCTGCCGCTGCACCGGCTACCAGAACATCGTCAAGGCGGTCCAGGCCGCGGCCAAGGAGTCCAGCACCGCACCGGCCGAGGGGGTGGCATGA
- a CDS encoding IclR family transcriptional regulator, translating into MVDEKRPTESVQSLERGLSVIRAFSARNPRMTLSQVAKETGLTRATARRFLHTLVSLGYTATDGREFWLRPHVLELGYAYLSSISLPELATPHLRLLVDKVDESSSVSVLDGADVVYVARVPTRRIMTVSISVGTRFPAYATSMGRVLLAGAPPERVDELLADTEFEALTPKTITTIDKLVAELDRVRERGWAMVDQELELGLRSIAAPIRDAGGRTVAAVNVSASATGGTAADVRKRLLPPLLEAAAQIEKDLRAGPQAHD; encoded by the coding sequence GTGGTGGACGAGAAACGGCCGACGGAGTCGGTGCAGTCACTCGAGCGAGGGCTCTCGGTCATCCGCGCGTTCAGCGCGCGGAATCCGAGGATGACCCTGTCGCAGGTGGCGAAGGAGACCGGGCTGACCCGGGCGACGGCACGTCGTTTCCTGCACACCCTTGTCTCGCTGGGATACACCGCGACCGACGGCCGCGAGTTCTGGCTGCGGCCGCACGTACTCGAGCTCGGGTACGCCTACCTGTCGAGCATCTCGCTGCCCGAGCTGGCGACGCCGCATCTGCGGCTGCTCGTCGACAAGGTCGACGAGTCGTCGTCGGTGTCGGTGCTCGACGGCGCCGACGTCGTGTACGTCGCGCGGGTGCCGACCCGGCGGATCATGACCGTCTCGATCAGCGTGGGCACGCGCTTCCCCGCGTACGCGACGTCGATGGGGCGCGTCCTGCTCGCCGGCGCACCGCCCGAACGGGTCGACGAGCTGCTGGCCGACACCGAGTTCGAAGCGCTGACCCCGAAGACGATCACCACGATCGACAAGCTCGTCGCGGAACTCGACCGCGTACGCGAGCGCGGCTGGGCGATGGTCGACCAGGAGCTCGAGCTCGGGCTCCGCTCCATCGCCGCACCGATCCGAGACGCCGGCGGACGTACGGTCGCCGCGGTCAATGTATCGGCGAGCGCGACGGGCGGCACCGCCGCCGACGTACGCAAGCGACTGCTGCCCCCGCTGCTCGAGGCCGCCGCGCAGATCGAGAAGGACCTCCGCGCCGGCCCGCAAGCGCACGACTGA
- a CDS encoding thiolase family protein → MSAYVYDAVRTPFGRFGGALAGVRPDDLGAAVIAALVDRGASPEAIDEVVFGNANGAGEDNRNVGRMSALLAGLPTSVPGSTVNRLCGSSLDAAMLASRSVETGDADLVIAGGVESMSRAPWVLPKPSRAYPAGDLTAVSTTLGWRLVNPRMPAEWTASLGECNEQLQQKFDISRERQDEFALRSHERADRAWAEGLYGDLAIEAPGAGLVRDEGIRPDTTLDKLAGLAPSFRADGTITAGNASPLSDGASGVLVGSERAADAVRRDPLARVAGRGAMALDPQLFGYAPVEAANRALERAGIGWSDVGAVELNEAFAVQSLACIDAWGVDPDIVNQWGGAIAIGHPLGASGARVLGTLAYVLRHTGRRWGVAAICIGVGQGLAVVLENEAAT, encoded by the coding sequence ATGTCGGCGTACGTCTACGACGCAGTCAGGACGCCGTTCGGGCGATTCGGCGGTGCCCTCGCAGGCGTACGCCCCGACGACCTGGGAGCCGCGGTCATCGCTGCGCTCGTCGATCGTGGTGCCTCTCCCGAAGCGATCGACGAGGTTGTCTTCGGCAACGCCAACGGCGCAGGTGAAGACAACCGCAACGTCGGGCGGATGTCCGCTCTGCTCGCGGGCCTGCCGACGAGCGTCCCCGGGTCCACGGTCAACCGCCTGTGCGGTTCGAGCCTCGACGCGGCGATGCTCGCGTCGCGCAGCGTCGAGACCGGTGACGCCGACCTCGTCATCGCGGGCGGTGTCGAGTCGATGTCGCGTGCACCCTGGGTGCTCCCGAAGCCGTCGCGCGCGTACCCCGCCGGAGACCTGACCGCCGTCTCGACGACACTCGGCTGGCGTCTGGTCAACCCGCGGATGCCCGCGGAGTGGACCGCATCGCTCGGTGAGTGCAACGAGCAGCTGCAGCAGAAGTTCGACATCTCGCGAGAGCGCCAGGACGAGTTCGCGCTCCGCTCGCACGAGCGCGCCGACCGGGCCTGGGCCGAGGGCCTCTACGGCGACCTCGCGATCGAGGCTCCCGGTGCCGGTCTCGTACGCGACGAGGGTATCCGCCCCGACACCACCCTCGACAAGCTCGCCGGCCTTGCACCGTCGTTCCGCGCCGACGGAACGATCACCGCCGGCAACGCGTCGCCGCTGAGCGACGGCGCATCGGGCGTACTCGTCGGGTCCGAGCGCGCGGCCGATGCCGTACGCCGCGACCCCCTGGCGAGAGTCGCAGGGCGCGGGGCGATGGCGCTCGATCCACAGCTGTTCGGGTACGCGCCCGTCGAGGCGGCCAACAGGGCACTCGAGCGAGCGGGCATCGGCTGGTCCGACGTCGGCGCCGTCGAGCTCAACGAGGCGTTCGCCGTGCAGTCGCTCGCGTGCATCGACGCCTGGGGTGTCGACCCCGACATCGTCAACCAGTGGGGCGGGGCCATCGCCATCGGGCACCCGCTCGGCGCATCGGGTGCGCGAGTGCTCGGCACCCTCGCGTACGTGCTCAGGCACACGGGTCGGCGGTGGGGAGTCGCCGCGATCTGCATCGGCGTCGGCCAAGGCCTGGCCGTCGTGCTCGAGAACGAGGCAGCGACGTGA
- a CDS encoding 3-oxoacid CoA-transferase subunit B, with protein sequence MNVRTPTIERADRAPLSRDELAALVAGDIPRGSYVNLGIGQPTKVSDHLDPDAGVTLHTENGMLGMGPYASGDEIDRDLVNAGKIPVTELPGASYFHHADSFAMMRGGHLDFCVLGAYQVSVGGDLANWHTGAPDAVPAVGGAMDLATGARSVLVMMSLFAKDGTAKLVPECTYPLTGLGCVSRVYTEYAVFEIGQPGVAVRETYGCTVDDLRDWLPIELTHPRRP encoded by the coding sequence GTGAACGTTCGTACGCCGACGATCGAGCGCGCAGACCGCGCGCCCTTGTCGCGCGACGAGCTGGCGGCACTGGTCGCCGGCGACATCCCGCGCGGCTCGTACGTGAACCTCGGCATCGGGCAACCTACGAAGGTCTCCGACCATCTCGATCCCGACGCCGGTGTCACCCTGCACACCGAGAATGGCATGCTCGGCATGGGCCCGTACGCGAGCGGCGACGAGATCGACCGCGACCTCGTCAACGCGGGCAAGATCCCGGTGACGGAGCTCCCCGGCGCCTCGTACTTCCACCACGCCGACTCTTTCGCGATGATGCGCGGCGGGCACCTCGACTTCTGTGTGCTCGGGGCTTACCAGGTCTCGGTGGGCGGCGATCTCGCCAACTGGCACACGGGTGCACCCGACGCGGTTCCCGCGGTCGGCGGCGCGATGGACCTCGCGACCGGTGCGCGCTCGGTGCTCGTGATGATGTCGCTGTTCGCCAAGGACGGCACGGCGAAGCTCGTCCCCGAGTGCACGTACCCGCTCACCGGTCTCGGCTGCGTCAGCCGGGTCTACACGGAGTACGCGGTGTTCGAGATCGGGCAGCCCGGCGTCGCGGTGCGGGAGACGTACGGCTGCACGGTCGACGACCTCCGCGACTGGCTCCCGATCGAGCTGACCCATCCGCGTCGGCCGTGA
- a CDS encoding xanthine dehydrogenase family protein molybdopterin-binding subunit produces the protein MTVTEIGAPRRRKEDRRLITGRTRWTDNIVLPGMLHIAMVRSPFAHARITSVDAGEAKRSPGVVAVLAGADVAEIQGSLPNAWPVTEDQKAPPHPAIAVDRVAFAGEVVACVIARSAAEARDATELIDVEYDELPVVLDLERAYEGDVLAHPDLGTNLSSKWVFDSAEAGTGGSVSDAARDSEVVLERTYHQQRLIPSFMEPRSTVVDPTGEQLVMWSATQVPHILRLMLSMSLGISESKVRVIAPDVGGGFGGKLQVTPEEFITTLAAQRTGKPCKYTETRSESLMAAHHGRAQVQRLRISANRDGTVTGLAVNLLADMGAYLGLVAAGVPVLGAFMFNSIYKFPAYRFESNALFTNKAWTDAYRGAGRPEATYAVERLMDDLAAELDMDPIELRRKNWITHEEFPFTTVAGLEYDSGNYEAATDKALEMFGYDELRAEQQRRRDAGDPVQLGIGISTFTEMCGLAPSRVLGSLSYGAGGWEHADIRVLPTGKIELVTGTSPHGQGHETAWSQIVADRLGVPFEDVEVLHGDTQISAKGMDTYGSRSLAVGGMAIVAAADKVIEKAKVLAAHMLEASADDIEFDSGKLGVKGTDQSVALADLALATFAAHDLPDGMEPSLDSSATFDPQNFSFPHGTHLAAMEVDTETGEVKLRKYVCVDDIGNVINPLIVDGQVHGGLVQGIAQALFEEAVHDESGTLVTGSFVDYLVPSAADVPSFETGRTETPSSTNVLGVKGVGEAGTIASTPAIVNGVIDALRPLGVADMEMPCSPSRVWQTIQAASSTSASATGDDQ, from the coding sequence ATGACCGTCACGGAGATCGGCGCACCGAGGCGCCGCAAGGAGGACCGCCGGCTGATCACCGGCCGCACCCGTTGGACCGACAACATAGTCCTGCCCGGCATGCTGCACATCGCGATGGTGCGGAGCCCGTTCGCGCACGCACGCATCACCTCCGTCGACGCCGGTGAGGCCAAGCGGTCACCCGGAGTGGTGGCCGTGTTGGCCGGCGCCGATGTCGCCGAGATCCAAGGCAGCCTGCCCAATGCGTGGCCGGTCACCGAAGACCAGAAGGCGCCACCGCACCCGGCGATCGCCGTCGACCGGGTCGCCTTCGCCGGCGAGGTGGTCGCCTGCGTGATTGCACGCTCCGCCGCGGAGGCACGTGACGCCACCGAGCTCATCGACGTCGAGTACGACGAGCTCCCGGTCGTACTCGACCTCGAGCGTGCGTACGAGGGCGACGTGCTGGCGCATCCCGACCTCGGTACGAACCTCTCCTCGAAGTGGGTCTTCGACTCGGCGGAGGCCGGCACTGGCGGCAGCGTCTCGGATGCCGCCCGTGACTCCGAGGTGGTGTTGGAGCGTACGTACCACCAGCAGCGGCTGATCCCGTCGTTCATGGAGCCTCGATCGACCGTCGTCGACCCGACCGGCGAGCAGCTTGTCATGTGGTCGGCGACGCAGGTACCGCACATCCTGCGGTTGATGCTGTCGATGTCGCTCGGCATCTCCGAGAGCAAGGTGCGCGTCATCGCGCCCGACGTCGGTGGCGGGTTCGGGGGCAAGCTGCAGGTGACGCCCGAGGAGTTCATCACCACGCTCGCGGCGCAGCGTACGGGCAAGCCCTGCAAGTACACCGAGACCCGCAGCGAGTCACTGATGGCCGCCCACCACGGCCGCGCGCAGGTGCAGCGGCTACGCATCTCGGCGAACCGCGACGGCACGGTCACCGGCCTCGCGGTCAACCTGCTCGCCGACATGGGCGCGTACCTCGGTCTGGTCGCGGCGGGAGTGCCGGTCCTCGGCGCGTTCATGTTCAACTCGATCTACAAGTTCCCCGCGTACCGCTTCGAGTCCAACGCGCTCTTCACCAACAAGGCGTGGACGGACGCGTACCGCGGTGCGGGCCGGCCAGAGGCGACGTACGCCGTCGAGCGTCTGATGGACGATCTCGCCGCCGAGCTCGACATGGACCCGATAGAGCTGCGCCGCAAGAACTGGATCACCCATGAGGAGTTCCCGTTCACGACGGTCGCAGGGCTCGAGTACGACAGCGGCAACTACGAGGCCGCGACCGACAAGGCGCTCGAGATGTTCGGGTACGACGAGCTGCGCGCCGAGCAGCAGCGGCGCCGTGACGCGGGCGATCCGGTCCAGCTCGGCATCGGCATCTCCACGTTCACGGAGATGTGCGGCCTGGCGCCGTCGCGGGTGCTCGGCTCGCTCAGCTACGGTGCGGGCGGCTGGGAGCACGCCGATATCCGGGTGCTGCCGACCGGCAAGATCGAGCTGGTCACCGGTACCAGCCCGCACGGGCAGGGCCACGAGACCGCGTGGAGCCAGATCGTGGCCGACCGTCTCGGCGTGCCGTTCGAGGACGTCGAGGTCCTGCACGGTGACACCCAGATCTCGGCGAAGGGCATGGACACGTACGGTTCGAGGTCACTCGCCGTCGGCGGCATGGCGATCGTCGCCGCGGCCGACAAGGTGATCGAGAAGGCGAAGGTGCTCGCTGCGCACATGCTCGAGGCCAGTGCCGACGACATCGAGTTCGACTCGGGGAAACTCGGCGTCAAAGGCACCGACCAGAGCGTCGCCCTCGCCGATCTTGCGCTCGCGACGTTTGCGGCGCACGACCTGCCGGACGGGATGGAACCGAGTCTCGACTCGTCTGCGACGTTCGACCCGCAGAACTTCTCGTTCCCGCACGGCACGCACCTCGCGGCCATGGAGGTCGACACGGAGACCGGTGAGGTGAAACTGCGTAAGTACGTATGCGTCGACGACATCGGCAACGTGATCAACCCGCTGATCGTCGACGGCCAGGTGCACGGAGGCCTGGTGCAAGGCATCGCGCAGGCGCTGTTCGAGGAGGCCGTCCACGACGAGTCGGGCACGCTCGTCACCGGGTCGTTCGTGGACTATCTCGTGCCCAGCGCCGCCGACGTGCCGTCGTTCGAGACCGGGCGCACGGAGACGCCGTCGAGTACGAACGTCCTCGGGGTCAAGGGCGTTGGTGAGGCGGGCACCATCGCGTCGACACCGGCGATCGTGAACGGCGTCATCGATGCACTACGACCGCTCGGGGTCGCGGATATGGAGATGCCATGCTCCCCGAGTCGGGTGTGGCAGACGATCCAAGCGGCATCGAGCACCAGCGCCAGCGCGACAGGAGACGACCAGTGA
- a CDS encoding GAF domain-containing protein, with protein sequence MSYPDRQVAAYPHGVDPAAWGRLLHMAHDDFLSTGRSTPQVRPIVLDSWRRSLRHGVDPETPAAPVRLADDALETLRREHPLGAMMPVIRKLLVDSATDAGLLVAVSDNEGRMLWVEGHAGLRSRAEGMHFIEGADWSEAAVGTNAPGTALALDDAVAIFGAEHLARPVTPWSCSAAPIHDPATGGILGVLDVTGGDEVASAQSLSLVRATVAAVESELRFLGLMTEPTGYDAEPVATSRLETLGLHCATLYDSHRLRRLSLRHSEILVLLADAPDGLTGDELAMALSGREHASVTIRAEMSRLRAVLGSVELASRPYRLESELRTDIHDVRELLDEGDVEAAEAAYRGPVLPQSSAPGVVAVREELAARVGQAQVARR encoded by the coding sequence ATGTCGTACCCGGACCGGCAGGTGGCGGCGTACCCGCACGGCGTCGACCCGGCCGCGTGGGGACGCCTCCTGCACATGGCGCACGACGACTTCCTCAGCACCGGCCGGTCGACACCGCAGGTACGCCCGATCGTGCTGGACTCGTGGCGGCGGAGCCTGCGGCACGGCGTCGACCCGGAGACACCGGCGGCCCCCGTACGGCTTGCCGACGATGCGCTCGAGACGCTGCGCCGTGAGCATCCGCTCGGCGCGATGATGCCGGTGATCCGCAAGCTGCTCGTCGACAGCGCGACCGACGCCGGACTCCTGGTCGCGGTCAGCGACAACGAGGGCCGGATGCTCTGGGTAGAGGGCCACGCCGGACTGCGCTCGCGCGCCGAGGGGATGCATTTCATCGAGGGGGCGGACTGGAGCGAGGCCGCTGTCGGCACGAATGCCCCCGGCACAGCGCTCGCGCTCGACGACGCCGTGGCGATCTTCGGTGCCGAGCACCTCGCTCGCCCGGTCACTCCGTGGAGTTGTTCGGCGGCGCCGATCCACGATCCTGCGACCGGCGGGATCCTCGGCGTCCTCGACGTGACGGGCGGCGACGAGGTCGCTTCGGCGCAGAGCCTCTCGCTCGTGCGCGCCACCGTCGCGGCCGTCGAGTCGGAGCTGCGGTTCTTGGGGCTCATGACCGAGCCAACGGGCTACGATGCGGAGCCGGTGGCGACGTCACGGCTCGAGACGCTCGGGCTGCACTGCGCGACGCTGTACGACAGTCATCGCCTGCGGCGGCTGAGCCTGCGGCACAGCGAGATCCTGGTGCTCCTCGCCGATGCGCCCGACGGTCTCACGGGCGACGAGTTGGCGATGGCGCTGAGCGGCCGCGAGCACGCGTCCGTGACGATCAGGGCGGAGATGTCGCGGCTGCGCGCGGTTCTGGGTTCGGTGGAGCTGGCCTCGCGGCCGTACCGGCTGGAGTCGGAGCTTCGCACCGACATCCACGACGTACGCGAGCTTCTGGACGAGGGCGACGTCGAGGCCGCGGAGGCCGCGTACCGGGGCCCGGTGCTCCCGCAGTCGTCGGCGCCGGGCGTTGTCGCGGTCCGGGAGGAGCTCGCGGCGCGGGTCGGGCAGGCGCAGGTCGCTCGACGCTGA